Proteins from a single region of Allofrancisella inopinata:
- a CDS encoding thiamine diphosphokinase: MSNAILFLDGKIDLSFCQKYIADNELNLPIFCADGAYLKVKDAYNINKKIEKVIGDFDSYNVMDNDLFLIKDDQYSTDFEKCLDFLLENHFIKVYVFGASEGEMDHFLGNISTAKSYKKKIEIEFIDIYSRYFFIPKEFSISGVLGRMFSVMPFGYADNIYYNGLKYPLNGESLSLGGMMGTRNYAVEDTVKISYSKGDILLFISHGEYKGKVDVL; this comes from the coding sequence ATGTCAAATGCTATTTTATTTTTAGATGGTAAAATTGATTTATCTTTTTGTCAGAAGTATATTGCTGATAATGAGCTTAATTTGCCTATATTTTGTGCTGATGGAGCGTATCTTAAAGTTAAAGATGCTTATAATATAAATAAAAAAATAGAAAAAGTTATAGGAGATTTTGACTCATACAATGTAATGGATAATGATTTGTTCTTAATCAAGGACGATCAATATTCTACAGATTTTGAGAAATGTCTAGATTTTTTATTAGAGAATCATTTTATTAAAGTTTACGTTTTTGGTGCTTCAGAGGGAGAAATGGATCATTTTTTAGGTAACATTTCTACAGCTAAAAGTTATAAGAAAAAAATAGAGATTGAATTTATTGATATTTACTCGCGTTACTTTTTTATACCAAAAGAATTTAGTATCAGTGGAGTTTTGGGCAGGATGTTTTCAGTTATGCCTTTTGGTTATGCAGATAATATATACTATAATGGTTTAAAATATCCTCTTAATGGCGAAAGTTTATCATTAGGTGGGATGATGGGTACAAGAAATTACGCTGTGGAAGATACTGTAAAGATATCTTACTCTAAAGGAGATATTTTATTGTTTATATCGCATGGGGAATATAAGGGCAAAGTAGATGTTTTGTGA
- the guaB gene encoding IMP dehydrogenase translates to MLRITQQAITFDDVLLSPRYSNVLPHQVDLRTNITRDIQLNIPLVSAAMDTVTESRLAIAIAQEGGIGIVHKNMSIEAQAQEVKKVKRFENGMVIDPITIKSQDSIKQIMQLAKEYNFSGFPVVDENNQTVGIVTKRDFRFAKDLDEPVSSIMTPKEKLVTVPENSSQGSIKKKLHEHKIEKLLVVNDDGVLVGLITTKDIERSQNKPNACKDSLGRLRVGAAVGTAADTKQRIAALAKEDVDIIVVDTAHGHSQGVLDMVKWIKDTYPHIQVIGGNIATAEAAKDLVKAGADAVKVGIGPGSICTTRIVAGVGVPQITAIANVAEALKDTGVPVIADGGIRYSGDIAKAIVAGASVVMIGGLFAGTEESPGEVELFQGRSYKSYRGMGSLGAMEKGSSDRYFQGNTEAKKFVPEGVEGRVPYKGLLSAVIHQLIGGLRSSMGYTGSKDIITMRTEPKFVQITGAGFNESHVHNVTITKEPPNYQS, encoded by the coding sequence ATGTTAAGAATTACTCAACAAGCAATTACTTTTGATGATGTATTGCTTTCACCTAGATACTCAAATGTACTTCCTCACCAAGTAGATTTAAGAACAAACATAACTAGAGACATTCAGTTAAATATTCCACTGGTATCAGCTGCTATGGATACTGTTACAGAATCTCGATTAGCTATAGCGATAGCTCAAGAAGGTGGTATTGGTATAGTACATAAAAATATGTCTATAGAGGCACAAGCCCAAGAAGTTAAAAAGGTAAAAAGGTTTGAAAATGGTATGGTGATTGACCCTATCACGATAAAATCACAAGACTCAATCAAGCAAATCATGCAGCTAGCAAAAGAATACAACTTTTCTGGGTTTCCTGTAGTTGATGAGAATAACCAGACGGTCGGTATAGTCACTAAGCGTGATTTTAGATTCGCTAAGGATCTTGATGAACCAGTTAGTTCAATAATGACACCTAAAGAAAAGTTAGTAACAGTGCCTGAAAACTCATCACAAGGATCAATCAAGAAAAAACTCCATGAGCACAAAATAGAAAAACTCCTTGTAGTTAATGATGATGGTGTATTAGTAGGTTTAATAACAACTAAGGATATTGAAAGATCACAAAATAAACCAAATGCATGTAAAGACTCTTTAGGACGCCTTAGAGTTGGCGCTGCAGTTGGTACAGCGGCTGATACTAAACAAAGAATAGCAGCTTTAGCTAAAGAAGACGTTGATATTATAGTGGTAGATACTGCTCATGGGCATTCTCAAGGTGTACTTGATATGGTTAAGTGGATTAAAGACACATATCCACACATACAAGTAATAGGTGGTAATATTGCTACAGCAGAAGCTGCTAAAGATTTAGTTAAAGCAGGAGCTGATGCTGTAAAAGTAGGTATTGGTCCTGGTTCAATTTGCACTACTAGGATTGTAGCAGGTGTTGGTGTCCCGCAAATAACAGCTATTGCAAATGTGGCAGAAGCATTGAAAGATACAGGTGTTCCTGTGATAGCAGATGGAGGTATTAGGTATTCAGGAGATATTGCTAAGGCAATAGTTGCAGGTGCCTCAGTAGTCATGATAGGAGGCTTATTTGCAGGAACAGAAGAGTCTCCTGGAGAGGTTGAGTTGTTTCAAGGTCGCTCTTATAAATCTTATCGTGGTATGGGCTCTCTTGGGGCTATGGAAAAAGGTTCATCTGATAGATATTTTCAAGGAAATACAGAAGCTAAAAAATTTGTTCCAGAAGGGGTTGAGGGGCGTGTACCATACAAAGGGCTACTTTCAGCTGTTATTCATCAGTTGATAGGTGGTTTAAGGTCAAGTATGGGATATACCGGTTCAAAAGATATAATTACAATGCGTACAGAGCCAAAGTTTGTGCAAATAACAGGTGCTGGATTTAATGAGTCTCATGTGCATAATGTAACTATTACAAAAGAACCCCCTAATTACCAGTCTTAA
- a CDS encoding leucyl aminopeptidase has product MKLTITDNVSLSSEVIIVAQENLQKLVAETKNLSSKKLLEKKVFKAKFGELLPLLHDEKTVILLGIGLRQDFLSSEYDKAIVKACDFLKKLSIEEVAININYIFESCDIKQFASETIRALVSESYVFDELKTVKENYSLNHIELVYSGNQDLKQAAQVGSAIACGQNYAKDLQNLPANICNTDYMLNEARELTSKYDKFDLEYLDQNAMAELGMGCALAVGRGSDMPNYTVSMKYNGGAADQAPIVLVGKGLVFDNGGVCIKPAAGMDTMKMDMGGAAVVMGTMKTLAMLNLSINVVGVMALAENAVDSRSYRPGDVLKSMKGITVEVSNTDAEGRLVLCDTLTYIGKYKPKAVIDMATLTGAMIVSLGDAFSGLFANSDKLANSLQQAAQASNDLVWRLPLHKPYLDKIKSKVADIDNCNRDRSAGSIVAALFLSKFTEDYEWAHLDIAGSAMGDFTNCKASGRPVPLLTHYLLSQAK; this is encoded by the coding sequence ATGAAATTGACTATAACTGATAACGTTAGCTTAAGTTCAGAAGTGATAATTGTTGCTCAAGAAAATTTACAAAAATTAGTAGCTGAAACTAAAAATTTAAGCTCAAAAAAACTTCTAGAAAAAAAAGTTTTTAAAGCCAAGTTTGGAGAGCTTCTTCCGTTGTTACATGACGAAAAAACAGTCATACTTTTGGGAATTGGTTTAAGACAAGATTTTTTAAGTTCAGAGTATGATAAAGCTATTGTTAAAGCATGTGATTTTTTGAAAAAACTAAGTATAGAAGAAGTAGCAATCAATATAAATTATATATTTGAAAGCTGTGATATAAAGCAGTTTGCATCTGAAACTATTAGAGCTTTAGTATCAGAAAGTTATGTTTTTGATGAGTTAAAAACAGTAAAAGAAAACTATAGCTTAAACCATATAGAGTTAGTTTATTCAGGTAATCAAGACCTTAAGCAAGCAGCTCAAGTAGGTTCTGCTATAGCTTGCGGACAGAACTATGCTAAGGATTTGCAAAACTTACCGGCTAATATTTGCAATACTGATTATATGCTTAATGAAGCTAGGGAGCTTACCTCTAAATATGACAAATTTGATTTGGAATATTTGGATCAAAATGCAATGGCAGAGCTGGGCATGGGTTGTGCTTTAGCTGTTGGTAGAGGTTCAGATATGCCAAATTATACTGTATCTATGAAATACAATGGTGGCGCTGCTGATCAAGCTCCTATAGTGTTAGTAGGTAAGGGTTTAGTGTTTGATAATGGTGGGGTATGTATAAAGCCAGCTGCGGGTATGGATACTATGAAAATGGATATGGGTGGCGCTGCTGTTGTTATGGGGACTATGAAAACCCTAGCAATGCTTAATCTTTCTATCAATGTAGTAGGTGTGATGGCCTTAGCAGAGAATGCCGTTGATTCTAGATCTTATCGTCCAGGTGACGTACTTAAGAGTATGAAAGGTATAACAGTAGAAGTTAGTAATACAGATGCAGAAGGTAGACTTGTGTTATGTGATACATTAACTTACATTGGTAAATACAAACCAAAAGCAGTTATAGACATGGCGACTTTAACGGGAGCTATGATTGTATCTTTAGGCGATGCTTTTTCTGGGTTGTTTGCCAATAGTGATAAGCTGGCAAATAGCTTACAGCAAGCAGCGCAGGCTTCTAATGATTTGGTATGGAGGTTGCCTTTACATAAGCCTTATCTAGATAAAATCAAAAGCAAGGTAGCAGATATAGATAACTGTAATAGAGATAGATCAGCAGGGTCTATTGTAGCGGCTTTATTTTTGTCTAAGTTTACAGAAGATTATGAATGGGCACATCTGGATATAGCAGGCTCAGCAATGGGAGACTTTACAAATTGTAAAGCAAGTGGACGTCCTGTACCACTTTTGACTCATTATTTATTATCTCAAGCAAAATAA
- the lptF gene encoding LPS export ABC transporter permease LptF, which translates to MILEKYYNRDIVNTFTSITLFIISIVSANLLIRLFQKAYSQGLGMDTIIKFVILTLPQNVTFVIPVAMFLAIILCFGKYFSNNEMFVTLAGGVTWLQIVLNTLKPTIVLTIAAFFSSMYLIPLANQTTDVFQTSLSARALISSITDGKVLNIPNGRVLYINNKSGNRLNDLFLYQQTLRDKDYKIITAPQATVKTDKTAAFLNFTDVNIYTRELNSFKATYGTADKAIYTIYDNSIRDYNHYRMDRLYFGELVANSLKGENRFTAELFSRVNNCISIIIASLLALSLCRLHPRQNKYAKLLPSVIVLALYLCSVMFTNTLMAKGNIPAWIGIWLPHIFFAVFAIRTIKKQNGASNKR; encoded by the coding sequence TTGATTCTAGAAAAATACTATAACAGAGACATTGTAAACACTTTTACTTCCATAACCTTATTTATCATCTCTATAGTATCTGCTAACTTACTTATTAGGCTTTTCCAAAAAGCTTATTCACAAGGCTTGGGTATGGATACTATTATAAAGTTTGTAATTCTAACCTTACCTCAGAACGTAACTTTTGTTATCCCAGTAGCTATGTTCTTAGCCATAATTCTGTGTTTTGGTAAATATTTCTCAAACAATGAAATGTTTGTGACCTTAGCTGGTGGAGTTACATGGCTACAAATAGTTTTAAATACTTTAAAACCTACTATTGTTCTAACAATAGCGGCTTTTTTTTCATCTATGTATCTGATACCTTTAGCTAACCAAACGACTGATGTATTTCAAACCTCATTATCTGCACGTGCCCTAATATCCTCAATAACAGACGGAAAAGTACTTAATATACCAAACGGTAGAGTGTTATATATCAATAACAAATCTGGAAACAGACTAAATGACTTGTTTTTATACCAGCAAACTCTAAGGGATAAAGATTATAAAATTATTACCGCGCCGCAAGCTACAGTTAAAACAGATAAAACAGCTGCTTTTTTAAATTTCACAGATGTAAACATATACACACGGGAGTTAAACTCATTTAAAGCTACTTATGGTACCGCTGATAAAGCAATATATACCATTTATGATAACTCTATTCGTGATTATAATCACTATAGGATGGATAGATTATATTTTGGAGAATTAGTTGCAAACTCTTTAAAAGGAGAAAATAGATTTACTGCTGAACTTTTCTCAAGAGTTAACAACTGTATCAGTATAATAATTGCTAGCTTACTTGCACTTTCACTATGTAGGTTACATCCACGCCAGAACAAATACGCCAAGCTTCTTCCGTCTGTGATAGTTTTAGCTTTATATTTGTGTTCGGTAATGTTTACTAACACACTGATGGCAAAAGGTAATATCCCAGCTTGGATAGGAATTTGGCTACCACACATTTTCTTTGCAGTGTTTGCAATAAGAACTATCAAAAAACAAAATGGGGCATCCAATAAAAGGTAA
- the lptG gene encoding LPS export ABC transporter permease LptG has protein sequence MFLNRIDRYVFKTVLNSFLIVTTIFCILFFIFTYLAQVSNSHNNASNWELIVNTLYQLPGILYTLLPACAMVGALMGLSLLANNSEIIVLRSSGRSTFQIAKGVIIVGLIGAFIAVVFGGYVAPVLQKLADTNTVQYNSSNIWLKTSDGITHIKHINPEKRSATAISKFIIDDNQLKEVRFAATAKYATDTVANAYNINKITYPTSDKQKQLEIVKNISQDKWANPLPLSVARIITINDNDYLSLTQLTKFMVSNTQANDNTLSLKFWQEVFQPISLMVLILISVPLSIGSNRSSTLIIKLILGALFGFSFFIINQIFGPIALILRIPPIFGAAGPTLLALALLIYLFIKSKET, from the coding sequence ATGTTTTTAAATCGCATTGATCGCTATGTCTTTAAAACAGTATTAAACAGTTTTTTGATTGTTACTACTATTTTTTGTATTTTATTCTTTATTTTTACATATTTAGCACAAGTTAGTAATAGTCATAACAACGCTAGTAACTGGGAGCTTATTGTAAATACTTTATACCAATTACCAGGAATCTTATATACTTTACTACCTGCTTGTGCTATGGTAGGTGCACTTATGGGCCTTAGTTTACTAGCAAATAACTCTGAGATTATTGTTCTTAGATCTTCAGGACGTTCAACTTTTCAAATTGCTAAAGGGGTTATTATCGTTGGATTAATTGGTGCTTTTATTGCTGTAGTATTTGGAGGTTACGTAGCTCCTGTATTACAAAAACTTGCTGATACTAACACCGTACAATACAACAGTAGTAATATATGGCTAAAAACATCTGATGGGATCACTCATATAAAACATATCAATCCAGAAAAAAGGTCTGCTACTGCAATTAGTAAATTCATAATAGATGACAACCAACTAAAAGAAGTTCGTTTTGCAGCTACAGCAAAATACGCTACGGATACTGTAGCAAATGCTTACAATATTAACAAAATTACTTACCCAACCTCAGATAAGCAAAAACAGCTTGAAATTGTAAAAAATATAAGTCAAGACAAATGGGCAAATCCTCTACCTTTATCTGTAGCTAGAATTATAACAATTAATGACAATGATTATTTAAGCTTAACGCAATTAACAAAATTTATGGTTTCCAACACTCAGGCTAATGATAATACTTTGTCTTTAAAATTCTGGCAAGAAGTGTTTCAACCAATATCTTTAATGGTCTTAATACTAATTTCCGTACCCCTTAGTATCGGTTCTAACAGATCATCCACCCTTATTATTAAACTTATTCTAGGCGCGCTTTTTGGCTTTTCATTTTTTATAATTAATCAAATTTTTGGACCTATAGCACTTATACTACGTATACCACCTATTTTCGGTGCCGCTGGACCAACCCTACTTGCATTAGCTCTGCTAATATACTTATTTATCAAATCAAAAGAAACTTAA
- a CDS encoding M16 family metallopeptidase, with protein MQIYTYSLNNGLNIYIKPNQRAPVVLSQIWYKVGSTYEPQKLTGISHMLEHIMFKGTDKYSKKDMNSLVENNGGIQNAFTSFDYTAYYQFWHKRNLELSLSLESSRMSNLIFDENEFIPERKVVLEERNLRVDDKPFSYAFEQFMKLAYQTNSRHTPIIGWREDIENYTLNSLKKWYQKHYAPNNASIVIVGDVDKDSAHSMIRDYFDSIPCSTISKPKEEYSLINFGYRQLEVKKPPNDTSAVIMGYITPSLTTEHQKNDPFALMILNNILGSSDASILQQKLVRDETLCCHIDSEYSPFIKGEDIFIITAIANHDQSLENIQNKIENIINDLKTNGITQEQLTRAKVTIKADKIFAMDSLETQANLIGSLASINLDVDYYKYLNKLYDVTVEDVNRVLNEYFDKQNLTSVHLLKD; from the coding sequence ATGCAAATATATACATACTCTCTTAATAACGGTCTAAATATATATATAAAGCCCAATCAACGAGCACCTGTTGTTTTATCCCAAATTTGGTATAAAGTTGGGTCAACTTATGAGCCTCAAAAGTTAACTGGTATTTCCCATATGCTCGAGCATATAATGTTCAAAGGCACAGATAAGTATTCTAAAAAAGATATGAACAGCTTAGTGGAAAATAACGGAGGTATACAAAATGCCTTTACTAGCTTTGACTATACTGCTTATTACCAGTTTTGGCATAAGAGAAACTTAGAATTAAGTTTATCATTAGAATCTTCTCGTATGAGTAACCTTATTTTTGATGAAAATGAGTTTATTCCAGAAAGAAAAGTAGTCTTAGAGGAACGTAACCTTAGGGTTGATGATAAACCTTTTAGCTATGCTTTTGAACAATTTATGAAACTAGCATACCAAACAAATTCTCGTCATACACCAATAATAGGTTGGCGTGAAGATATTGAAAATTATACTTTAAACAGTCTAAAGAAATGGTACCAGAAGCACTATGCTCCAAATAATGCCAGTATAGTGATAGTTGGAGACGTTGATAAAGATTCAGCACATTCTATGATAAGAGATTATTTTGATAGTATACCTTGCTCCACTATTTCAAAGCCTAAAGAAGAATATAGTTTAATCAATTTTGGTTACAGACAATTAGAGGTTAAAAAACCACCTAATGACACATCTGCTGTAATAATGGGTTATATAACCCCTTCTTTAACTACTGAACACCAAAAAAATGATCCTTTTGCTCTAATGATTTTAAATAACATTTTAGGTAGTTCTGATGCTTCTATCCTCCAGCAAAAATTAGTTAGAGATGAAACTTTGTGCTGTCATATAGACAGTGAATATTCACCTTTTATAAAGGGTGAAGATATATTTATTATTACAGCAATAGCAAATCATGACCAAAGCTTAGAAAACATTCAAAATAAAATTGAGAATATCATTAATGATTTAAAAACTAATGGTATAACACAAGAGCAGCTTACACGTGCTAAGGTTACTATCAAAGCAGACAAAATATTTGCTATGGATTCATTAGAAACACAAGCAAACCTTATTGGTTCATTAGCTAGTATCAATCTGGATGTTGATTACTATAAGTACCTTAACAAACTTTATGATGTAACCGTTGAAGATGTAAATAGAGTGCTTAACGAATACTTTGACAAACAAAATCTTACATCTGTACATTTACTAAAGGATTAA
- a CDS encoding M16 family metallopeptidase: protein MIQKFNINDTNIYFQRDTNLPMVDIQLNFRAGSAFDGKLNGLADLAVGLFATKTKLSTEQELINKITDIGASIHAETSKEFFCIKIRVLSESQILKQVVAILREIFTDPDFDKSILEREKVQTLTHIDYLHKQPNYLASLEFSKQLFAENPYSHPTIGYKSSIQKITIKDITNFYDKYICANNANICIVGDISESDTQNLAKEIINSLPKGQTNTQNFIQLLAEPAIIKKQFNSNQTSILVGHQLLLDILDPLYFPLKLGNEILGGSGLNSLLFNKVREELGLVYNIGSDVNINPDYGSFMISAQTSNPNLALNTIKEVYEEFIYKKIDAEIVENTKKNIEGTHLLTSVKNSSKLNMLSSIANKKLPLDFFDKYVKNINSVTPAQISQAFQKIQKNAVVTVIVGDVK, encoded by the coding sequence ATGATCCAAAAATTTAATATTAATGACACAAACATATACTTCCAAAGAGATACTAACTTACCTATGGTAGATATTCAGTTGAATTTTAGAGCTGGATCTGCATTTGACGGTAAACTAAATGGTTTAGCTGACTTAGCAGTAGGCTTGTTTGCCACAAAAACAAAGCTTTCTACCGAACAAGAGCTTATAAACAAAATTACAGATATAGGTGCATCAATTCATGCTGAAACTAGTAAAGAATTTTTTTGTATTAAAATTAGAGTTTTAAGTGAATCCCAAATATTAAAACAGGTAGTAGCTATTCTTAGAGAAATCTTTACAGATCCAGATTTTGATAAAAGTATTCTCGAAAGAGAAAAAGTACAAACACTTACTCACATCGACTACTTGCATAAGCAACCTAACTACCTCGCATCATTAGAATTTTCTAAACAACTTTTTGCTGAAAACCCTTACAGTCATCCCACTATAGGTTATAAGAGCAGTATACAAAAAATAACTATCAAAGATATTACCAACTTCTATGATAAATATATATGTGCTAATAATGCTAATATTTGTATAGTTGGTGATATAAGTGAATCTGATACTCAAAATTTAGCTAAAGAAATTATAAACTCTTTACCCAAAGGTCAAACAAACACGCAAAATTTTATCCAGTTACTAGCTGAGCCTGCAATTATAAAAAAACAATTTAATAGTAATCAAACTTCAATTTTAGTGGGTCATCAACTTCTGCTGGATATATTAGATCCTTTATATTTCCCATTAAAACTTGGTAATGAGATACTTGGTGGTAGCGGTCTAAATTCTCTATTATTTAACAAAGTTAGAGAAGAGCTTGGATTAGTTTACAACATTGGAAGTGATGTAAATATTAACCCTGATTATGGTAGCTTTATGATATCAGCTCAGACAAGTAATCCAAATTTAGCTTTAAATACCATAAAAGAAGTGTATGAAGAGTTTATTTATAAAAAAATAGATGCTGAGATAGTTGAAAACACAAAGAAGAATATAGAAGGTACACATTTATTAACTTCAGTAAAAAATAGCTCAAAACTTAATATGTTGTCATCCATTGCAAACAAAAAATTACCTTTAGATTTTTTTGATAAATATGTTAAAAATATAAACTCTGTCACGCCAGCACAAATTAGTCAAGCTTTCCAGAAGATCCAAAAAAATGCTGTTGTAACAGTAATAGTTGGAGATGTCAAATAG
- the rsmD gene encoding 16S rRNA (guanine(966)-N(2))-methyltransferase RsmD, producing the protein MKTNTVRVIAGKYKNRRLKFPDISGLRPTSDQLKETIFNWLAPYIHNSICIDAFAGSGSLGIESLSRGATKAIFYELNAKAINQLKQNLQNLEISNFELYKTDSVKALSTLNMPNSRLIIFLDPPFNKNIIPKTLNIILENSFIPQGTIIYVETEKQANFGLEGFEILKEKDTSNIKAKLIIKNNLNS; encoded by the coding sequence GTGAAAACTAACACTGTTCGTGTGATAGCTGGTAAATATAAAAACCGTAGACTTAAATTTCCTGATATCAGTGGTCTTCGTCCCACTTCAGACCAATTAAAAGAAACTATTTTTAATTGGTTAGCTCCATATATACATAACAGTATCTGTATAGATGCTTTTGCAGGAAGTGGTAGCTTAGGAATAGAGAGCTTATCACGAGGTGCTACAAAAGCTATATTCTATGAACTTAATGCCAAAGCTATAAACCAATTGAAACAAAACTTACAAAACCTAGAAATTTCAAATTTTGAATTATATAAAACCGATAGTGTAAAAGCTCTTAGCACACTTAATATGCCTAATTCTCGCCTAATTATTTTTCTAGATCCACCTTTTAATAAAAACATTATTCCTAAAACACTTAATATTATACTTGAAAATAGCTTTATCCCTCAAGGAACTATCATCTATGTAGAAACTGAAAAACAGGCTAATTTTGGCCTTGAAGGCTTTGAGATATTAAAAGAAAAAGATACCTCTAACATCAAAGCTAAATTAATAATAAAAAATAATTTAAATTCTTAA
- a CDS encoding trimeric intracellular cation channel family protein, with protein sequence MHNYHIGITGPFIFSIMFMFGIIAESMTGVISSSRRNMDAFGVVAIALITALGGGVVRDLLLGNLPVTIILHPYYIVICLVFSVIAIFTQKYINKFYNIFLILDSIGLIAFAYIGSSIAYQICYEVFEMSFVSVLVVSTVIAIVNGVAGGIMRDMICNDIPVAFKSELYASVAAIVGFLNAAFIYFHVDLYVSTVVIISTGLTIRIMTILYKWKLPII encoded by the coding sequence ATGCACAATTATCATATAGGAATAACGGGCCCTTTTATTTTTAGCATTATGTTTATGTTTGGAATAATTGCTGAGAGTATGACTGGTGTTATATCTTCTTCAAGACGCAACATGGATGCTTTTGGTGTAGTTGCTATCGCTCTAATCACAGCTTTAGGTGGTGGTGTAGTCAGAGATTTACTATTAGGAAACTTACCTGTAACAATTATATTGCATCCTTATTATATAGTCATATGTCTAGTTTTTTCAGTTATAGCTATCTTTACCCAAAAATATATAAATAAATTTTATAATATCTTTCTAATTCTTGACTCTATCGGTTTAATAGCTTTTGCATACATTGGTAGCAGTATTGCTTACCAAATTTGTTATGAAGTTTTTGAAATGAGCTTTGTAAGTGTGCTAGTAGTTAGCACAGTCATAGCTATAGTTAATGGGGTTGCTGGTGGAATAATGCGAGATATGATTTGTAATGACATTCCTGTAGCTTTTAAATCAGAGCTATACGCCTCTGTTGCAGCTATTGTTGGCTTTTTAAACGCTGCTTTTATCTACTTTCATGTAGATTTATATGTTAGTACTGTAGTTATTATTAGTACAGGACTAACTATCAGAATTATGACGATACTTTATAAATGGAAATTGCCTATTATTTAA
- a CDS encoding tRNA-(ms[2]io[6]A)-hydroxylase → MSKQSYANYDTIEKFLLCETPDAWVNVALENVKLMLLDHAHCEMKAASSAMTYIYRYPDKHDLVIRMSKIAREELVHFEQVMRILKKRDIKYKPISASRYASQLIKTARTDKEGRFIDALIIGAYIEARSCERFAKIAPFLDNELQKFYNGLLESEKRHFTIYLEFAQKYSSSDIYNEIKRIGEVERDLILSPDTEFRFHSGIL, encoded by the coding sequence ATGAGCAAGCAATCATATGCAAATTACGATACTATAGAAAAATTTCTTCTATGTGAAACTCCTGACGCTTGGGTGAATGTGGCCCTAGAGAATGTAAAGCTTATGCTATTAGATCATGCTCACTGCGAGATGAAAGCAGCTTCCTCAGCAATGACATATATTTACAGATATCCAGATAAGCATGATTTAGTTATTAGAATGTCTAAAATTGCAAGAGAAGAGCTTGTTCATTTTGAGCAAGTTATGAGAATTTTAAAAAAACGTGATATCAAGTACAAGCCAATATCAGCATCTAGGTATGCTAGTCAGTTGATAAAAACAGCACGTACTGATAAAGAAGGTCGTTTTATAGACGCTTTAATAATAGGTGCATATATTGAGGCTCGATCTTGTGAGAGATTTGCCAAAATAGCTCCTTTTTTAGATAATGAGCTACAAAAATTTTATAATGGTTTACTAGAGTCTGAAAAGCGACATTTTACTATCTATTTAGAATTTGCTCAAAAGTATTCATCTAGCGATATCTATAATGAAATTAAAAGAATAGGCGAAGTTGAGAGGGATTTGATATTATCTCCAGACACAGAATTTCGTTTTCATAGTGGAATTTTATAA